A genome region from Geobacter pickeringii includes the following:
- a CDS encoding NADH-quinone oxidoreductase subunit B produces MGVEQPLGENVLTTSLDKLVNWARKSSIWPMTFGLACCAIEMMATGASSHDLDRFGIIFRASPRQSDCIIIAGTVTKKMLPVIKTVYEQMPEPKWVVAMGACACSGGVFDTYSVVQGVDEALPVDVYIPGCPPRPEALLYGLLKLQEKIAKERNSFGSALGLGERLEPTAA; encoded by the coding sequence ATGGGAGTAGAGCAACCGCTGGGAGAAAATGTTCTTACGACATCCCTTGACAAGCTTGTCAACTGGGCACGCAAGTCCTCGATCTGGCCCATGACCTTCGGTCTTGCCTGCTGTGCCATTGAGATGATGGCCACCGGAGCGTCGAGTCATGACCTCGATCGTTTCGGCATCATATTCAGGGCATCTCCCCGGCAGTCTGACTGCATAATCATTGCGGGGACCGTCACCAAAAAGATGCTGCCGGTTATCAAGACGGTGTATGAGCAGATGCCTGAGCCGAAGTGGGTGGTGGCCATGGGGGCCTGTGCGTGCTCCGGTGGGGTCTTTGATACGTATAGTGTTGTTCAGGGCGTCGATGAGGCGTTGCCGGTGGATGTCTATATCCCCGGCTGCCCGCCGCGTCCTGAGGCGCTTCTCTATGGATTGCTGAAACTTCAGGAGAAGATTGCCAAAGAACGCAATTCGTTTGGTTCCGCACTGGGTCTTGGCGAGAGGCTGGAGCCAACGGCTGCATAA
- a CDS encoding NADH-quinone oxidoreductase subunit A, with amino-acid sequence MLVVIALLFGLGSLVVSSIVGQKKPNPIKLAPYECGCEPVGSARERFSVKFYIIAMLFILFDIEAVFLYPWSILFKRLGMFGLAEMGVFIVILFVGYIYVWKKGALEWE; translated from the coding sequence GTGCTGGTCGTGATCGCGCTGCTATTCGGTCTTGGCTCGTTGGTGGTCTCGTCGATTGTTGGGCAGAAAAAGCCGAATCCCATCAAGCTTGCTCCCTACGAGTGCGGTTGTGAGCCGGTGGGCTCCGCTAGGGAGCGTTTCTCGGTCAAGTTCTATATCATTGCCATGTTGTTCATCTTGTTTGATATAGAGGCGGTTTTCCTCTATCCCTGGTCGATCCTTTTTAAACGTCTCGGGATGTTCGGCCTTGCTGAAATGGGGGTGTTCATCGTCATTCTCTTTGTCGGATATATCTACGTATGGAAAAAAGGAGCCTTGGAATGGGAGTAG